From a single Nostoc edaphicum CCNP1411 genomic region:
- a CDS encoding alpha/beta hydrolase gives MIDHSDRILSHRKGTFQGVGGLDLYYQSWHPQGKVRAILAILHGLGAHSDRYGNVIQHLIPKQYAVYSFDLRGHGHSPGQQGYINAWSEFREDLGAFLELIQTQNPGCSVFLLGHSLGAVIVLDYILRYPQQASLLQGAIALAPTLGKVGVSPIRVLLGKMLSRVWPRFTLNTGIDISAGSRDPQVLAAYAQDTLRHTRASARLATEFFATVDWINAHAGDWQLPLLILHGGADRVALPAGSDIFYQRVNCQDKLRIEYPEAYHEIQSDINYREVMADLEDWLEQHLPSEVAQLAWGNAQLEFPNS, from the coding sequence ATGATTGACCATAGCGATCGCATACTCTCTCATAGAAAAGGTACATTCCAAGGTGTTGGAGGACTTGATCTTTATTACCAAAGCTGGCATCCACAGGGTAAAGTCCGGGCAATATTAGCCATTTTGCATGGACTTGGAGCACACAGCGATCGCTACGGTAATGTAATTCAGCATTTGATACCTAAGCAATACGCTGTCTATAGTTTTGATTTGCGTGGTCATGGACATTCACCAGGTCAGCAAGGCTATATCAACGCTTGGAGTGAGTTTCGCGAAGACCTGGGAGCCTTTTTAGAGTTAATTCAGACTCAGAATCCTGGATGTTCAGTTTTTCTTTTGGGTCACAGTTTAGGCGCAGTGATTGTTTTAGATTACATTCTGCGCTATCCCCAACAAGCATCATTATTACAGGGTGCGATCGCTCTTGCGCCAACTTTGGGAAAAGTTGGGGTTTCACCAATTCGGGTACTTTTAGGAAAAATGCTCTCACGGGTGTGGCCGCGTTTCACCCTAAATACAGGCATTGACATCAGCGCTGGTTCACGAGATCCGCAGGTTTTAGCCGCCTATGCTCAAGATACACTGCGACATACCCGTGCTAGTGCCCGTCTAGCTACAGAATTTTTTGCAACAGTTGATTGGATTAATGCTCACGCAGGTGATTGGCAATTACCATTGTTGATTCTTCACGGTGGCGCAGACCGAGTGGCTTTGCCAGCGGGAAGTGACATCTTTTACCAACGGGTAAATTGCCAAGATAAGCTGAGAATTGAGTATCCAGAAGCTTATCACGAGATTCAGAGTGACATAAATTACCGCGAGGTAATGGCTGATTTGGAAGATTGGTTGGAGCAACACCTACCATCTGAAGTGGCGCAGTTGGCATGGGGAAACGCTCAGTTAGAGTTTCCTAATTCTTAG
- a CDS encoding inorganic phosphate transporter translates to MLLISLFLATLFLAYSNGANDNFKGVATLFGSRTSSYQTAILWATFTTFAGAITATFFAGALIKNFSGKGLVPDAIANAPEFHIAVVIAAGLTVLIATLMGFPISTTHSLTGAILGAGLVAFGLQVNFALLGTYFILPLLLSPIIAISLGAGIYSLSNYINSKWHLPVNKKMIDTCHFISAGIVSFARGLNDTPKIVSLILIIEYFSIQGGMITIAIAMALGGLLNSQKVAVTMSEKITSMNHTQGLSANIVTGVLVIVASRFGLPVSTTYVSVGSIFGVGLIGKKTNTRIFYQILLSWILTLPTAAIISGITYRLLQG, encoded by the coding sequence ATGTTGTTAATTAGTCTGTTTTTAGCTACGCTTTTTTTAGCATATTCAAATGGTGCGAATGATAATTTCAAAGGTGTAGCAACGCTGTTTGGTAGCCGAACAAGCAGCTATCAAACAGCAATTTTGTGGGCAACTTTTACAACCTTTGCTGGTGCAATAACTGCGACTTTTTTCGCAGGGGCATTAATTAAAAACTTCTCAGGGAAAGGACTAGTACCTGATGCGATCGCTAACGCCCCAGAGTTTCATATAGCAGTAGTGATCGCTGCTGGTTTAACTGTACTCATCGCCACTCTGATGGGGTTTCCCATTTCCACTACTCACAGTTTGACAGGTGCTATTCTTGGTGCTGGATTAGTAGCATTTGGACTTCAAGTTAATTTCGCACTTTTGGGAACTTACTTTATTTTACCTCTATTACTCAGTCCAATTATTGCTATTTCCTTGGGGGCAGGAATTTACAGTTTATCTAACTATATTAATTCAAAATGGCATCTACCAGTCAATAAAAAAATGATTGATACTTGCCATTTTATCAGTGCTGGAATTGTCAGTTTTGCAAGAGGATTAAATGACACTCCTAAAATTGTTTCACTCATCCTGATTATTGAATATTTCTCAATTCAGGGAGGAATGATCACAATAGCGATCGCAATGGCACTTGGCGGTTTACTAAACTCCCAAAAAGTTGCAGTAACTATGAGTGAAAAGATTACCTCAATGAATCATACTCAAGGCTTATCAGCAAATATAGTAACTGGAGTTTTGGTCATTGTCGCTAGTCGGTTTGGGCTTCCAGTTTCCACTACTTACGTTTCAGTTGGTTCTATTTTTGGTGTAGGATTAATTGGCAAGAAAACCAATACGCGTATTTTTTATCAGATCCTACTATCGTGGATTTTAACTTTACCTACTGCTGCAATTATTAGTGGAATAACCTACAGATTATTGCAAGGTTAG
- a CDS encoding response regulator transcription factor yields MTHILLVEDEVKLARFVELELNYEGYQVSIAYDGLTALTAARELHLDLVILDWMLPGVSGLEICRRLRSIADKVPIILLTIKDEVSDRIAGLDAGADDYLVKPFSVDELLARVRNHLRRNHQLDTADILEFEDLSLNRRTREVYRDQRLIELTAKEFDLLEYLLAHPREVITCDRILEEVWGYDFMGDTNIIEAYIRYLRLKLEANNEKCLIQTVSGVGYTLRD; encoded by the coding sequence ATGACGCACATCTTACTGGTTGAAGATGAAGTCAAACTGGCACGATTTGTCGAATTGGAATTGAATTATGAAGGCTATCAAGTCAGTATTGCCTACGATGGATTGACTGCACTCACCGCAGCGCGGGAGTTGCATCTGGATTTAGTAATTTTAGACTGGATGTTGCCAGGTGTGTCGGGGTTGGAAATTTGTCGCCGTCTGCGAAGTATAGCTGATAAAGTGCCGATAATTTTATTAACCATCAAAGATGAAGTGAGCGATCGCATTGCAGGCTTAGACGCTGGTGCTGATGATTACCTCGTTAAACCCTTCAGCGTTGATGAATTATTAGCCAGAGTCCGCAACCACTTGCGAAGAAACCACCAACTAGACACAGCAGATATTTTAGAATTTGAAGACCTGAGTTTAAATCGTCGCACGCGGGAAGTGTACCGAGATCAACGGTTAATTGAGTTAACTGCTAAGGAATTTGATTTACTAGAATATCTACTGGCTCATCCGCGAGAGGTAATTACGTGCGATCGTATTTTAGAGGAAGTCTGGGGTTATGACTTCATGGGCGATACCAACATCATTGAAGCTTACATTCGCTACCTGCGCCTGAAACTTGAAGCCAATAACGAAAAATGCCTTATTCAGACTGTGAGCGGTGTTGGTTACACATTACGTGATTGA
- the arsM gene encoding arsenosugar biosynthesis arsenite methyltransferase ArsM codes for MTYLETAAQFYSEVAQTPQVGLCCVQSTPLQLPGLKIPLLMQEMNYGCGTTVHPTELGNQPTVLYVGVGGGLEALQFAYFSRHASAVVAVEPVGAMREAATRNLEIAAQENPWFDTSFVEICEGDAFNLPVADASVDIVAQNCLFNIFEPEDLTRALKEAYRVLKPGGRLQMSDPIATRPIPVHLQQDERLRAMCLSGALTYQEYTERIINAGFGQIEIRARRPYRLLDSQTYNLEENLLLESLDSVSFKVAIPEDGACIFTGKTAIYAGSEPFFDDSAGHLLQLGIPAAVCDKTAAKLAAIKPLEIIVTNSTWHYSGGGCC; via the coding sequence ATGACCTATCTAGAAACAGCAGCGCAATTCTATAGCGAAGTTGCCCAAACCCCGCAAGTTGGACTTTGTTGTGTGCAAAGTACGCCCCTGCAACTACCAGGATTAAAAATTCCTTTGCTAATGCAGGAAATGAACTATGGTTGTGGCACCACTGTTCACCCCACCGAACTAGGAAACCAACCTACTGTGCTGTATGTCGGCGTTGGTGGCGGCTTAGAAGCGTTGCAATTTGCTTATTTTTCCCGTCATGCAAGTGCTGTAGTTGCCGTTGAACCGGTTGGGGCTATGCGAGAAGCAGCCACACGTAATTTGGAAATTGCTGCTCAAGAAAACCCCTGGTTTGACACCAGCTTTGTAGAAATCTGTGAAGGCGATGCTTTTAACTTACCTGTTGCTGATGCTAGCGTCGATATCGTGGCACAGAATTGCCTTTTCAACATCTTTGAGCCAGAAGATTTAACTCGCGCTTTAAAAGAAGCATATCGGGTATTAAAACCAGGTGGACGTTTGCAAATGAGCGATCCAATTGCTACTCGTCCAATTCCAGTACATCTTCAACAAGATGAGCGACTGAGAGCCATGTGTTTATCAGGCGCACTCACATATCAAGAGTATACTGAACGGATCATAAATGCTGGATTTGGTCAAATTGAAATTCGCGCCCGTCGTCCTTATCGTCTCCTAGATTCTCAGACTTATAATTTAGAAGAAAACCTACTTTTAGAAAGCCTGGATTCTGTCTCTTTTAAAGTTGCTATTCCAGAAGATGGTGCTTGCATTTTTACTGGTAAAACGGCAATTTATGCTGGTTCTGAACCCTTCTTTGATGATTCAGCAGGTCATCTACTCCAGCTAGGTATTCCCGCAGCCGTATGTGATAAAACTGCTGCTAAACTTGCTGCCATTAAGCCACTAGAAATAATTGTTACCAATTCAACCTGGCACTATAGCGGTGGTGGTTGCTGTTAA
- a CDS encoding Mo-dependent nitrogenase C-terminal domain-containing protein, which produces MTSFIQIRLHNNLLHPVREWLETIEIHNSKLAHFLCKVIPAQCPFERDITLFGRKLFHIPPMCKLNPLYEEVVGLRFKALCYLADECGEDVTAYC; this is translated from the coding sequence ATGACAAGCTTTATTCAAATTCGGTTACATAATAATCTACTGCACCCAGTCCGCGAGTGGTTGGAAACGATAGAAATTCATAACTCCAAATTGGCTCATTTTCTGTGCAAAGTTATTCCTGCTCAGTGTCCCTTTGAGCGAGACATCACGCTATTTGGTCGGAAGTTATTTCACATTCCACCGATGTGTAAATTAAATCCCCTATACGAGGAAGTGGTTGGTTTGCGTTTTAAAGCGCTCTGTTATCTTGCCGATGAATGCGGTGAAGATGTCACGGCTTATTGCTGA
- the arsS gene encoding arsenosugar biosynthesis radical SAM (seleno)protein ArsS (Some members of this family are selenoproteins.), with translation MQAQYTAVTPFNHKLSSPLTKKGITVLQINLGKRCNLACTHCHVEAGPKRTEELSPEICEQLISVIHKFPEIKIVDLTGGAPEMNYGFKPLVEAARATGKQVIVRSNLTIYFEDGFGDLPEYFAKHQVRIVASLPCYLVDNVDKMRGAGVFDSSVKALQWLNQLGYGKDENLILDLVFNPQLPNGENFSLAPEQSNLEQDYKMFLQEHFDIVFNNLFTITNLPVGRTKMHLERRKLYTSYLQFLELHFNPSTVEHLMCRDELSIDYLGNVYDCDFNQMMNLPAKTRNGETLTVGKLLEAGSLDLISEIRTAAYCYGCTAGSGSSCSGALL, from the coding sequence ATGCAAGCTCAATATACAGCAGTCACACCGTTTAACCACAAACTCAGTTCACCTTTGACAAAAAAAGGAATCACTGTTTTACAAATTAATCTAGGTAAGCGTTGTAACCTCGCCTGTACACACTGTCATGTGGAAGCCGGGCCAAAACGTACAGAAGAACTTTCTCCTGAAATTTGCGAACAATTGATTTCAGTAATCCATAAATTTCCCGAAATTAAAATTGTGGATTTAACTGGTGGCGCACCAGAAATGAATTATGGATTTAAGCCACTAGTAGAGGCAGCAAGAGCAACTGGTAAACAAGTGATTGTCCGGTCTAATTTGACTATTTATTTTGAAGATGGATTTGGTGATTTACCAGAATACTTTGCTAAACACCAAGTAAGAATTGTGGCTTCTCTACCCTGTTATCTAGTCGATAATGTTGATAAAATGCGCGGTGCTGGTGTTTTTGATAGTTCAGTCAAGGCTTTACAGTGGCTTAATCAACTCGGCTATGGTAAAGACGAAAATTTAATTTTGGACTTGGTTTTTAATCCCCAGTTGCCCAATGGTGAAAATTTTTCCTTAGCTCCCGAACAGAGTAACCTAGAACAAGATTACAAAATGTTCTTACAAGAACATTTTGATATTGTGTTTAACAACCTCTTCACCATTACCAACCTACCAGTTGGTAGAACTAAAATGCATTTAGAACGGAGAAAACTGTACACCAGCTATTTGCAGTTTTTAGAGTTGCATTTTAATCCCAGCACAGTTGAACATTTAATGTGTCGCGATGAACTTTCAATTGACTATCTGGGCAATGTATATGATTGTGACTTTAACCAAATGATGAATTTGCCAGCAAAAACTCGCAATGGTGAAACCTTGACAGTTGGTAAATTGTTAGAAGCTGGGAGTTTAGACTTGATTAGTGAGATACGAACTGCTGCTTATTGCTATGGTTGCACTGCTGGGTCTGGTTCTAGTTGTAGTGGTGCTTTGCTGTGA